From the Streptomyces sp. 846.5 genome, the window CGGTTCGGGGGTCGGCGGGGCGGGACGGGTGAGGCCCTCCGCGCGGTCGGCGCGCCGTCTGCGGCGGCGTCGGCGGGCGAACGGGATGGCGGTGAGGACGATCAGCAGCGCGGCGAAGCCGCCCAGGCGCACCACATTGGTCCACAGGGTCTGCTGACTGACCGTGCTGTGTGCGGGAGTCTGGCTGGAGTCGCGGGCGGCGAGCGACGAGGGCGCCGGGGTGGTCCGCAACTGTCGGAGCGTGTCCAGGAAGAGCGTCCCGTACTTCTGGGACGGCTCCACATAGGTGTTCTCGCTGAACTCGTTCCAGCTGATGAGTCCGAGGACGTCGGGCGAGGAGTTGACCGCCGCGCTGTACTCGGTGCGCAGGGTTTGGCCGTTGTCTCTCGCGACGGTCTGGGAGCCGCCGACCAGACGGGCGTCGAAGCCGGGGGCGAACGGTGCGATCCAGTACTTGCCGTCCTGGTGGATCGCGGTGCTCATGGCACTCAGCTTGGCCGTGTAGGTGGGGTTGCTGCCGGGGTCCACCGAGGACCAGTAGTAAGCGTCGCCGTCGGTGACGTCGGCGATCCGCCGGTATCCCTTGACGCTCTTCTCGGTGTTGAGGACCAGCATGCTGCCCCGCACGGGTGCGGTGACCTGGGCCACCTCGGTGTGGTTGAAGGACCAGGTGCCGCTCCAGATGGTGAGCGGCTTGCCGCCCAGGCGCAGGAAGACCGGGTCCGACGCGTACTGGTCCCGGAACAGGGCGAAGTCCTTGGCGACCTCGGCCACCGGCAGGGCCTTGCGTTTGAAGTCCAGGCCCTGGTAGATCATCGCCAGCTTGAAGTCCAGCTGCCGGGCGACTCCCATCAGCAGTTTCAGCCGGCGGTCGTCCGTGGGGGTGTCCTTCCAGCTGACGATGAAGCCCTGGATTCCGGCCGACTTCGCCCACTCGATCTGCTGCTTCATGACCGCGACGTCATCGCTGGAGTAGTGGCCGAGACGAGGGTAGTCGATCTTGGCGCGGCCCCAGGAGGAGGCGTCGAACCACTGGTAGAAGAAGGCCAGCAGCGGCACCGGCGAGTTGGCCACGGCCGCCGGCCCCGGCGTGACGGTGTGGCTCGCGGTGCTGCCCGCGGTGGCGCCGGCCCTGGGACGGTGGGCGCCGCCGCAGGCGGTGAGCACGGACAGGCCCAGGGCCAGGACCAGAGCCAGGACACGGAGCAGCAGCCGGCGTCCCAGCGGGGACCGCGGCCTCATGCCGGCGCCTCCTTGCCGTCCAGGGGGTTGCCGTCCAGCGGGCGCAGCGGCAGCCGCAGGCCGCGCAGCCGCCCGAGCAGCAGCACCCCTGCGAACAGGACCAGCGCTCCGCCCAGCGTTCCGAGGTCCTCGGTGCTGATGACGGAGACGTCGGAGGTGTGGTCCTGGGAGAGCTCTATCTCTTGGTTGACGACGATGCCGCCGCCCGCCCGCACCGAGACCGTGTAGTGGCCGCGGGGCAGGCCGGTGAGGGTGACCGAGTGGTCGGCCGCCAGCGGCACCTGACGGGTCACCCCGTCGGGCCCGGTGATGTAGGCGGTGCTGCCGGTTGCCTGGGAGAAGAGCGCGTCGTGCGCGGTGACGGTCAGGTCGTGGAACTGTCCGACCAGGACGACCTGACCGTGCCGGGCCCTGACGGCGCCGGACGAGGGGCTGATCGCCTGCCTGCCGGCGTCGGCGACCTGGGCCCCGTCCACGGTGAGCTGCTGCAGCGAGTAGGAGACCGGGACCAGGCCCAGGGTGCCCTTGACCGGCTTCGGGGTCAACCCGGTGAGCCAGACGCTGCCGCTGGTGGGGAGTTGGACCAGTTGGCCGCTGTCCCCGCGCAGCCGGACGCCGGAGATCCGGGAGGTGCCGATCGGGTTCCCGTGCTGGTCCGTGAACGTGGCCGAGACCGGGTACTGGACCGCGAAGGCCGCGGTGACGGTGTAGGCCTGGCGCATGGGCAGTCCGGTGACCTTGGTCAGGTAGGTGTCGTCGGGATTGCGCTGCCCGGCCCAGCGGTCGAACCGCAGATGCTGCTGGGAGGTGTCCAGCGCGGTGGTCAGCAGGGTCAGGCTGTGCGAGGTCAGGTCGTGTTCGCGGGTGTAGGAGGCGGTGCCGGCGGCGTTGGTCACCAGCCGTTGGCCGTCGAAGGTGAACACGATTCCGGGCGTCGCCGGAACGGTCTGCACCGTGACCGTCACCGGCCAGGGCCTGCGCTTGGGGTGCGGGCGCTTGGCCGCGGTGGTGCCCTTGTTCCCGTGCGGGTGGGCGCGCTTGGCCGGGGTGGTGGTGCGGTTGCCGTGCGGATGGGGCCGTTTCGCCGCGGGCGTGGTCGTCGTCTTGGTCGTCGTTTTGCTCTTCGTCGTCGTTTTGCTCGTGGCCGTGCTGGAGGCGGTCGGGGTCGGCGACGCCGTGGCGGCCTTCGTCGCACTGACCGACGCGGCGGTGGCCGTGTTCGTCACGGCGAGGGCGCCGCTGAGCGCCGCGGCGGCCAGCGCGGCTCCGGTCCGGTTGCGGATGCTCACTGGTCCACCGCCCCGGAGCCGGAGTCGGAGGAGGCCGCGGCGAGCTCCCTGGGCTGGTCGAGGTCGGGCTCCGGCACCAGGTCCGGCAGCGCCGCGCGGGACCGCCGGAAGGAGGTGGCGAACGCCACGCCGAACAACAGCAGCACGAACACGGCAGCACCTCCGTAGAACCAGTAGATGATCGCGGTACGCACCAGCGCCGGCTTGGCCGCCACCGTGCCGTTGGGCACCAGCGCCGCTCCTCGGGGCGCGGCGCTGAAGTCGAAGGCTCCCCCGGCGCCGGCCAGGCCCGGTGAGGTGCGGTCGCGCGCGGTCAACGGCGCCACGCCCCAGTTGCGTTCGATGAACGCCAGGGCCGCCGAGGAGTCGAGCACGGTGTGGTCCACAACGCCCTGCCGGACGTAGGGGCTGATCAGCAGCGCCGGTACCCGCAGCCCGAGTTGGGCGCCGTCGGCCGCCTTGGGCGGGGCGACGTGGTCGTACCAGCCCCCGGAGCCGTCGTAGGACCACATGAACGCCGAGCTGGACCAGGCGGAACTGAGCTGGAGCTGGGTGACCAGGTTGCGGAGCAGGGCCTGACCGGTCGGCAACGAGCGGCCGGTGCGCTCGGCCCCGGTCGAGCTCGCGATGTAGGAGACGGCCGGCAGGGTGCCGGCGGCCAGGTCGCGGTAGTACTCGCTGAGGTCGGCCAAGTGCCCACGCAGGGCCGGGTCCTGGACGAACCGGGTGTAGTCCAGCAGCGGGACCCGTTCGGTCTGGGCGACCTGGTCGTTCTTCTTGATCATCTGATAGGTCTGCGCCGGGTTGTAGTCCTGGATGTAGAACTTCCAGCTCACGCCCGCCTGTTGGAGCCGGTCGAAGATGGTCGGCTGGTTGCCGTACCCGGTGGCCGGCACCTTCACGCTGGACGGCGCGGCGGCGGCCACCCAGTAGGAGCGGTTCAGCCGGGTCCCGTAGGGCGCGGCCGCGAAGAAGTGGTCGAACAGGACGTACTGGCTCGCGGCCGCCCAGGAGAACGGCAGGTCACGGGCGTCGTAGTAGCCCATGGGCAGCGTCCCGGTGCGCCCCTGGCGGGTGAACGCCACCGCGAAGCCGTCCATCCTGCCGTTGTCCCACTGACGGCTGATCAGACTGGCGCTGGGAGCGAGCAACGGCACGGACACGCCGTGCAGCTCGTACGGCCTGACGCAGCCGCTCGATTTCACGCCCAGGGCCAGGGGTTGGCAGGCGCCGGCGGGGATGCCGTCGGCGCCCGGGTAGGTCCCGAAGAAGTTGTCGAAGGAGCGGTCCCCCTGCATCAGGAACACGAAGTGCTTGATGGGCGTGGCCGTGGCCGACTGCCGCGCGGGGGCGGTCGCGGGGGCGGTCACCGGGGCTGCCGCCGCCGACTGCCATGCGGTCGACAGCGTCAGCAGACCCGTGCACACCAGGGCGGCGGCGACGCGGCGCAGCTTCCTCATGACGCCCTCACCTGATAGATGATGATCACCGGTGCCGGAGTGTCGCCCCCGGCTCCGGTGCTGACGTCCACCGTGGCGGTGAACACCGCCACGCCGTGGTACTTCTGCACCAGCGCCCGCAGCTTGGCGGTGTAGAAGGGAGTACGGGCCGCAGTGTAGGAGTCCCACACCAGGTACTGGAACTGGTCGTTGCGCAGCGCCCGGTCCGGGTTGAGGACCGGGACGTAGGCGGGGTTGCGGTTGCGCGGGTCCGGGCTCACCGACAGCGCGTAGACCCGGTGCTGTCCGTAGTACTCCAGGACGTTCGCCATCGAGGGCCCGATGGCCAGCAGTTGGGCGCCGTGCGGGGCGTGCCGCTGCACCCACAGCCCGGCCTCCCGGCCGCCGGGCAGACCGCCGGTGCCCGCCAGGAACGTCCGGTCCGTGGACGGCTGGACCCGCGCCCACGCGGGCAGGGCCAGGCTCGCCGCCAGCCCCAGCGCCAGCACGGCCACAGCCACCGTTGCGGTCCGGCGCGGAAGCCGGTCCGGCGCCCGCTTCAGCAGCAGGGCGGGCAGGTGGACGATGGTGCGTCCGGCGAGCAGCACCAGAGCGGGAGTGATCGGCAGCAGGAACTGGTAGCCCTTGACCGGCCACACCGTGAAGAAGACGGCCGGGACGACGATCCACAGCACCAGCAGGAGTTCGCGCCAGGAGCGGGCCCGCCACAGCAGTGCGAGTCCCAGGGCGGCGGCCGCCAGCACGCCCCAGCCGATGGCGCCGGGCAGTACCTGCGCATAGAACGCGTAGGGATGGTTCGACCTGCGGAACATCTGGTAAAGCAGGTAGTTCTGACCGGTCTGGGCGCGCCCGGACAGATCGAGCACCAGCGGGCTGACCGCGATCACCGCGAGCGCCGCGCCGGCTCCGGCCACCAGGTCGCGCCCGCGGACCCGCACCGACCGGCTCAGGGCGAAGAAGGCGTAGCCGGCACCCAGCAGCACCGCGCTGGTCTCCTTGGACAGCACCGCCGCTCCGAGCGATCCTCCGGCCGCGAGCATCCAGACCGTGGTGGAGGATTCGGCGTAGCGCACCACGCAGTACAGGGCGGCGGTGGTGAACATCGTCATCGGGCCGTCCAGCAGCACCTGTCGGCTGACGACGACGTGGTAGGGCATCACCGCCAGCAGCAGCGCGGCCACCAGCCCCGCGGTGCTGCCGTACAGCCGTCGCCCCAGCAGGTACACCAGGGCGACGGTCACCATTCCGCACAGGGCCGGCACGGTCCGGGCGGCAGCGTCGCCGTGGTGGATCTTCATCACCAGGCCGATGAAGAGCTGGACCAGGACAGGATGGGCCCTGAAGATCGGAAAGTAGGACCGCAGCACGCTGTCGCCGCCGATGGACGCGCCGGTTCCGGCGTAGACCGTCTCGTCGCTGTTCAGGCCCACCGCCCCGAGCTGCCAGAAGCGCAGGAAACCGGCGACGGCGAGGATCAGCGCCAGCGGCAGCCAGGTCAGGGTCAGCGAGCGCAGGACGGTGTCGCGGCGGCTCCGATCCCTGGATCCGGACGCTGCGGCCGGGGGGTTGGCCGGGCTCGGATCCAGGGTGCTCTGTGGGCCGCCCGGCAGGGGGGCGCCGTCGACC encodes:
- a CDS encoding endo-1,3-alpha-glucanase family glycosylhydrolase is translated as MRPRSPLGRRLLLRVLALVLALGLSVLTACGGAHRPRAGATAGSTASHTVTPGPAAVANSPVPLLAFFYQWFDASSWGRAKIDYPRLGHYSSDDVAVMKQQIEWAKSAGIQGFIVSWKDTPTDDRRLKLLMGVARQLDFKLAMIYQGLDFKRKALPVAEVAKDFALFRDQYASDPVFLRLGGKPLTIWSGTWSFNHTEVAQVTAPVRGSMLVLNTEKSVKGYRRIADVTDGDAYYWSSVDPGSNPTYTAKLSAMSTAIHQDGKYWIAPFAPGFDARLVGGSQTVARDNGQTLRTEYSAAVNSSPDVLGLISWNEFSENTYVEPSQKYGTLFLDTLRQLRTTPAPSSLAARDSSQTPAHSTVSQQTLWTNVVRLGGFAALLIVLTAIPFARRRRRRRRADRAEGLTRPAPPTPEPSRR
- a CDS encoding alkaline phosphatase family protein, with product MRKLRRVAAALVCTGLLTLSTAWQSAAAAPVTAPATAPARQSATATPIKHFVFLMQGDRSFDNFFGTYPGADGIPAGACQPLALGVKSSGCVRPYELHGVSVPLLAPSASLISRQWDNGRMDGFAVAFTRQGRTGTLPMGYYDARDLPFSWAAASQYVLFDHFFAAAPYGTRLNRSYWVAAAAPSSVKVPATGYGNQPTIFDRLQQAGVSWKFYIQDYNPAQTYQMIKKNDQVAQTERVPLLDYTRFVQDPALRGHLADLSEYYRDLAAGTLPAVSYIASSTGAERTGRSLPTGQALLRNLVTQLQLSSAWSSSAFMWSYDGSGGWYDHVAPPKAADGAQLGLRVPALLISPYVRQGVVDHTVLDSSAALAFIERNWGVAPLTARDRTSPGLAGAGGAFDFSAAPRGAALVPNGTVAAKPALVRTAIIYWFYGGAAVFVLLLFGVAFATSFRRSRAALPDLVPEPDLDQPRELAAASSDSGSGAVDQ
- a CDS encoding glycosyltransferase family 39 protein, producing the protein MTAAPEAADTSAEAPEREAPVDGAPLPGGPQSTLDPSPANPPAAASGSRDRSRRDTVLRSLTLTWLPLALILAVAGFLRFWQLGAVGLNSDETVYAGTGASIGGDSVLRSYFPIFRAHPVLVQLFIGLVMKIHHGDAAARTVPALCGMVTVALVYLLGRRLYGSTAGLVAALLLAVMPYHVVVSRQVLLDGPMTMFTTAALYCVVRYAESSTTVWMLAAGGSLGAAVLSKETSAVLLGAGYAFFALSRSVRVRGRDLVAGAGAALAVIAVSPLVLDLSGRAQTGQNYLLYQMFRRSNHPYAFYAQVLPGAIGWGVLAAAALGLALLWRARSWRELLLVLWIVVPAVFFTVWPVKGYQFLLPITPALVLLAGRTIVHLPALLLKRAPDRLPRRTATVAVAVLALGLAASLALPAWARVQPSTDRTFLAGTGGLPGGREAGLWVQRHAPHGAQLLAIGPSMANVLEYYGQHRVYALSVSPDPRNRNPAYVPVLNPDRALRNDQFQYLVWDSYTAARTPFYTAKLRALVQKYHGVAVFTATVDVSTGAGGDTPAPVIIIYQVRAS